One Paraburkholderia kururiensis DNA window includes the following coding sequences:
- the nrdR gene encoding transcriptional regulator NrdR has protein sequence MRCPFCRHEDTQVIDSRVSEDGAAIRRRRRCSACDKRFTTYERVELAMPAVVKKDGSRTEFDRRKIVASMKLALRKRPVSADAIDAAVARIEYQLLGSGEREVRSERLGELVMNELRELDKVAFVRFASVYRRFEDVSEFEDVIEEFRRMAGPAAPDKPARKR, from the coding sequence GTGTCCGAAGACGGCGCTGCCATTCGCCGTCGCCGCCGCTGCTCGGCCTGCGACAAACGTTTTACGACGTATGAGCGCGTCGAGCTGGCGATGCCGGCGGTGGTGAAGAAGGACGGCAGCCGCACTGAATTCGACCGGCGCAAGATCGTGGCCAGCATGAAGCTGGCCCTGCGCAAGCGCCCGGTCTCCGCAGACGCCATCGACGCCGCTGTGGCGCGTATCGAATACCAGTTGCTCGGCAGCGGCGAACGCGAAGTGCGCAGCGAGCGGCTGGGCGAGCTCGTGATGAACGAGCTGCGCGAGCTCGACAAGGTCGCGTTCGTGCGCTTTGCTTCGGTGTACCGGCGCTTCGAGGACGTGTCCGAATTCGAAGACGTGATCGAGGAGTTTCGCCGGATGGCAGGCCCGGCCGCGCCGGACAAACCTGCCCGCAAGCGCTGA
- a CDS encoding GspH/FimT family pseudopilin translates to MNRYITYFPWSRGFTLTETLVVVALLAVLAVAATPGITAWRARDQVDARARVLLGTFAYARSEAVRRGARVTVCRADSAGNCLAAGAACPSGAADWSCGWAVTVAQAGATSALRIQSGLPSVSVSGALTAIAFTPPAGQAIGSLRNFELAPRPTSPATSGNRWRRCIRIAAGGRARMTEGACGASS, encoded by the coding sequence ATGAATCGGTACATCACTTACTTTCCCTGGTCGCGCGGCTTCACGCTGACAGAAACGCTTGTCGTCGTGGCATTGCTCGCTGTGCTTGCCGTTGCCGCGACGCCCGGTATCACGGCGTGGCGCGCGCGCGATCAGGTCGACGCGCGTGCCCGCGTCCTGCTCGGCACGTTTGCATACGCACGTAGCGAAGCGGTGCGCCGCGGCGCACGCGTCACGGTTTGCCGCGCGGACAGCGCGGGCAACTGTCTTGCCGCAGGTGCGGCTTGTCCGTCAGGCGCGGCTGACTGGTCGTGTGGATGGGCCGTGACCGTGGCGCAAGCTGGCGCAACGTCGGCGCTTCGCATTCAGTCCGGCTTGCCCTCCGTGAGCGTGAGCGGCGCACTGACCGCGATTGCGTTTACTCCGCCGGCCGGGCAGGCGATCGGCAGCTTGCGTAACTTCGAACTTGCGCCGCGGCCTACGTCGCCCGCAACGAGCGGCAACCGTTGGCGGCGCTGCATTCGCATCGCGGCCGGCGGGCGGGCGCGGATGACCGAGGGCGCGTGCGGAGCATCGTCATGA
- a CDS encoding type IV pilus modification PilV family protein, with product MKPVRYALNRGTSLIEVMLAVALTAVTALGLMATQLWIARHAHASEVHERAALVADAVAESMHAFDVSDAVNADVTGEWKRRGADVASGAAVSVLSRGNASVAMVAWPAVRSASAAGEIVDPAASCGDVPAPSSMECVAIAFAQ from the coding sequence ATGAAGCCGGTTCGATACGCACTCAACCGCGGAACGTCGCTGATCGAAGTCATGCTCGCCGTCGCGCTCACTGCCGTCACGGCACTCGGGCTCATGGCAACGCAGCTATGGATCGCGCGCCACGCGCACGCCTCCGAAGTACATGAGCGTGCGGCCCTCGTCGCCGATGCGGTGGCGGAATCGATGCACGCGTTCGATGTATCGGACGCGGTCAACGCAGACGTGACTGGGGAATGGAAGCGTCGCGGTGCCGACGTCGCGTCAGGAGCGGCGGTGTCTGTTCTGTCGCGCGGCAATGCGTCCGTGGCGATGGTGGCGTGGCCGGCTGTGCGAAGCGCGTCGGCCGCTGGCGAGATCGTCGATCCTGCCGCTTCGTGCGGCGACGTTCCGGCGCCGTCGAGTATGGAATGCGTGGCCATCGCGTTTGCGCAATGA
- a CDS encoding PilW family protein, translated as MCCTDGHVRGFAKVPTKRCPTGHTLLELTIAIALGLVVTMGTVTLYRSQRAAFTAAADQERMREAGMAALVLIGDQIQMAGFAPATVFAAPALMPLFGCAGARPVGPDDAPACETLAGNARSDGLALHYVGDAVSTWPSATGQPTDCLGQSVAESGGALDAGSATIVNRYYAKTSGSTGEPELYCEGAGRPGVAQPLVEGVERLRLRYWIAGVQYAVDASAVARDQWSRVVGVDLCVQVRGTATGRHVRYVDCDGIPVSPTDGRARTTFSRYVAVRNSQVESP; from the coding sequence ATGTGCTGTACCGACGGCCACGTTCGCGGCTTTGCCAAGGTCCCTACGAAGAGGTGTCCCACTGGCCACACGTTGCTCGAACTCACGATCGCCATCGCGCTCGGACTCGTGGTCACGATGGGCACCGTCACGCTCTATCGGTCCCAGCGCGCTGCGTTCACCGCAGCGGCTGACCAGGAGCGCATGCGCGAGGCCGGCATGGCCGCACTCGTGCTGATCGGCGACCAGATACAGATGGCGGGCTTCGCTCCGGCCACCGTGTTTGCCGCCCCGGCGCTCATGCCGCTATTCGGTTGTGCCGGTGCGCGGCCCGTCGGCCCCGACGACGCTCCCGCCTGCGAAACGCTGGCGGGAAATGCGCGATCGGACGGCCTCGCCTTGCACTACGTCGGCGACGCGGTATCGACGTGGCCTTCGGCGACCGGTCAGCCGACCGACTGTCTGGGCCAGTCCGTTGCGGAGTCAGGGGGCGCACTGGACGCCGGCTCGGCCACCATCGTCAACCGCTACTACGCGAAGACAAGCGGTTCGACCGGCGAGCCTGAGCTCTATTGCGAAGGGGCGGGAAGACCTGGCGTTGCCCAGCCTCTAGTGGAGGGCGTGGAACGTCTGCGCCTTCGCTATTGGATTGCCGGCGTGCAGTACGCGGTCGACGCGTCGGCTGTGGCTCGCGATCAGTGGAGCCGCGTGGTGGGCGTGGACCTGTGCGTGCAGGTGCGCGGCACTGCTACCGGACGCCACGTGCGCTATGTGGATTGCGATGGCATCCCGGTTTCGCCCACTGACGGCAGAGCGCGGACCACCTTTTCACGTTACGTCGCGGTTCGCAATAGCCAGGTGGAATCGCCATGA
- a CDS encoding pilus assembly PilX family protein: MSSRQVNAVEDHLQAFHAADAVLTLCARTLVSSRRPAVDAASVASLAQSEPQNWQSEPWFEANAFAPVPQWPGSIAPPQCAVEAWLIAARPRAEAFVVTARGFGATRETQVWLQLQVVIEDSHVARHWRRIAARPF; encoded by the coding sequence ATGTCTTCACGGCAAGTGAACGCGGTCGAGGATCATCTCCAGGCATTTCATGCCGCGGACGCAGTGCTCACGCTTTGCGCCAGAACGCTCGTTTCGAGCCGCAGGCCCGCTGTCGATGCGGCGTCCGTAGCCAGCCTCGCGCAAAGCGAGCCGCAAAACTGGCAGAGCGAACCGTGGTTCGAGGCCAATGCGTTCGCGCCCGTTCCACAGTGGCCCGGATCTATCGCGCCGCCGCAGTGTGCCGTCGAAGCATGGCTTATCGCTGCGCGTCCGCGGGCCGAGGCGTTCGTCGTCACGGCGAGGGGATTTGGTGCAACGCGCGAGACCCAAGTGTGGCTGCAACTGCAAGTCGTGATCGAGGACAGCCACGTGGCGCGGCACTGGCGGCGTATTGCGGCGCGGCCGTTTTGA
- a CDS encoding type IV pilin protein, whose protein sequence is MRPNAERAFTLLELAIALAIAGVLAAFAIPSYRGQVARAHRVDATAALYRAAQFVEAAAPGSIQELPAGFDQAPLSGAAIYKIRLLAADNTNGGYAIEAEPTEAGPMHGDACGTFVLEATGRRWNRGGPVTGATATDDCWSAR, encoded by the coding sequence ATGAGACCGAACGCAGAACGCGCCTTCACGTTGCTCGAACTTGCCATCGCGTTGGCAATTGCCGGGGTGCTTGCCGCATTCGCGATCCCCTCGTACCGAGGCCAGGTGGCAAGAGCACATCGGGTCGACGCGACGGCGGCGTTATATCGCGCGGCACAGTTCGTCGAAGCAGCGGCACCGGGCAGCATTCAGGAACTGCCGGCCGGTTTCGACCAGGCGCCGTTATCCGGCGCCGCGATCTACAAGATTCGTCTGCTGGCCGCCGACAACACCAATGGAGGCTATGCGATCGAAGCGGAACCCACGGAGGCGGGGCCTATGCACGGCGATGCGTGCGGCACATTCGTGCTGGAGGCAACGGGCCGCCGATGGAATCGCGGCGGCCCCGTAACAGGCGCGACCGCTACCGATGACTGCTGGAGCGCCAGATGA
- a CDS encoding DUF3318 domain-containing protein — translation MSQNRTDTAFRPKRPPPKDLAAPQLRALRKELLLVRADVERMELAEATFELKQAVTHFRWLRFLLPMFGQGGARSASIGLLLKDHPLVGSLLSLLLAKPLRAGLVKGAKPALKWGAVALGAWEAFRIWRQVQAEKREAEESADAADGGMGISE, via the coding sequence ATGAGCCAGAACCGAACGGACACCGCCTTCCGTCCCAAACGCCCTCCGCCGAAGGACCTCGCCGCGCCGCAACTTCGGGCATTGCGTAAAGAACTGCTGCTCGTGCGAGCCGACGTAGAGCGCATGGAACTCGCCGAAGCAACGTTCGAACTGAAACAGGCCGTGACGCATTTCCGCTGGCTGCGCTTCCTCTTGCCGATGTTCGGGCAAGGCGGCGCGAGGAGCGCGAGCATCGGCCTGCTGCTGAAAGACCATCCGCTTGTCGGCTCGCTGCTCTCGCTGTTGCTCGCCAAGCCGCTTCGCGCTGGCCTCGTCAAAGGGGCAAAGCCAGCGCTCAAGTGGGGCGCCGTCGCGCTGGGTGCGTGGGAAGCATTCCGCATCTGGCGGCAGGTCCAGGCGGAAAAGCGTGAAGCCGAGGAGTCCGCCGACGCTGCGGACGGTGGCATGGGCATAAGCGAATAA
- a CDS encoding phage holin family protein has protein sequence MTTDTQSQRAGHGPVRRIVGSIFSILHTRLELISIELAEEKDRLLGVLFLGLAAMMLATMALIALTALVAIAFWDTWRWQALAAITAVYALAALFCALKARNGLRNAPLVFESTLAEFEKDRELFRKD, from the coding sequence ATGACGACAGATACTCAATCGCAACGTGCGGGTCACGGTCCGGTGCGCCGCATAGTCGGCTCCATATTTTCGATCCTGCATACGCGGCTCGAGCTCATCAGTATCGAGCTGGCCGAGGAGAAGGATCGCCTGCTCGGCGTGCTGTTTCTCGGACTCGCCGCGATGATGCTGGCCACGATGGCCTTGATCGCCCTCACTGCGCTGGTGGCCATCGCATTCTGGGACACCTGGCGATGGCAGGCGCTGGCCGCGATTACGGCGGTGTACGCGCTGGCCGCATTGTTCTGTGCGCTTAAGGCACGCAATGGGTTGCGCAACGCGCCGCTCGTCTTCGAATCCACCCTCGCCGAGTTCGAGAAGGACCGCGAGTTGTTCAGGAAAGACTGA
- a CDS encoding DUF883 family protein, whose product MSEVNKERLMSDIKTVLADAEDLLKQAASATGERASELRETALTRLKQAKEKAADVQVVVIEKGKKAARATDDYVHEHPWTSIGIAAGVGVLLGLLINRK is encoded by the coding sequence ATGTCAGAAGTCAACAAGGAGAGACTGATGTCGGATATCAAAACTGTTCTCGCGGACGCTGAAGACCTGCTGAAGCAGGCCGCGAGCGCCACCGGCGAGCGAGCCTCCGAACTGCGCGAGACCGCGCTCACGCGTCTGAAACAGGCGAAGGAAAAAGCCGCGGACGTCCAGGTCGTGGTCATCGAGAAAGGCAAGAAAGCGGCCCGCGCCACCGACGACTACGTGCACGAACATCCGTGGACCTCGATCGGTATCGCGGCCGGCGTCGGCGTGCTGCTCGGCCTGCTGATCAACCGCAAGTAA
- a CDS encoding peroxiredoxin, which yields MSLRLGDIAPDFEQDSTIGRVKFHEWLGDSWGVLFSHPADFTPVCTTELGLTAKLASEFEKRNVKTIALSVDNVQSHKDWIKDINETQAASVGFPILADGDRKVSQLYDMIHPNANETLTVRSLFVIDPKKKVRLIITYPASTGRNFDEVLRVIDSLQLTDNYQVATPGNWKQGEDVVIVPSLQDPDVIKQKFPKGYKALRPYLRLTPQPNK from the coding sequence ATGAGTCTACGTCTTGGCGACATCGCGCCCGATTTTGAACAGGATTCGACCATTGGCCGCGTCAAGTTTCATGAGTGGCTGGGCGATAGCTGGGGCGTGCTGTTCTCGCATCCCGCCGACTTCACGCCGGTGTGCACGACGGAACTGGGCCTGACCGCGAAACTCGCCAGCGAATTCGAGAAGCGCAATGTGAAGACGATTGCGCTCTCCGTCGACAACGTCCAGTCGCACAAAGACTGGATCAAGGACATCAACGAGACCCAGGCCGCCAGCGTCGGCTTCCCGATTCTGGCCGACGGCGATCGCAAGGTCTCGCAGCTCTACGACATGATTCATCCGAACGCGAACGAAACGCTCACGGTGCGTTCGCTCTTCGTGATCGATCCGAAGAAGAAGGTGCGGCTCATCATCACCTATCCGGCCAGCACGGGCCGCAACTTCGACGAAGTGCTGCGCGTTATCGACTCGCTGCAACTCACCGACAACTACCAGGTTGCTACGCCCGGCAACTGGAAGCAGGGCGAAGACGTGGTGATCGTGCCGTCGCTGCAGGACCCGGACGTGATCAAGCAGAAGTTCCCGAAGGGCTACAAGGCGCTGCGTCCGTACCTTCGCCTGACGCCGCAGCCGAACAAGTAA
- a CDS encoding acyl-CoA dehydrogenase, translating to MADTARFHWDDPLLIDQQLTEDERMVRDAAQAYAQDKLAPRVLEAFRHERTDAGIFREMGELGLLGPTIPEQYGGPGLNYVSYGLIAREVERVDSGYRSMMSVQSSLVMVPIFEFGSDAQKQKYLPKLATGEWIGCFGLTEPNHGSDPGSMVTRAKKVDGGFSLSGAKMWITNSPIADVFVVWAKLEEDGQDTIRGFILEKGWKGLSSPPIHGKVGLRASITGEIVMDEVFVPQENMLPNVSGLRGPFTCLNSARYGIAWGALGAAESCWHTARQYVLDRKQFGRPLAANQLVQKKLADMQTEITLGLQGVLRLGRMKDEGTAAVEITSIMKRNSCGKALDIARLARDMLGGNGISDEFGVARHLVNLEVVNTYEGTHDIHALILGRAQTGIQAFF from the coding sequence ATGGCCGATACCGCCCGGTTCCACTGGGACGACCCGCTGCTCATCGACCAGCAGCTCACAGAAGACGAGCGCATGGTGCGCGACGCCGCGCAAGCCTACGCGCAGGACAAGCTCGCGCCGCGCGTGCTCGAAGCCTTCCGCCACGAACGCACCGACGCCGGCATCTTCCGCGAGATGGGCGAACTGGGTCTGCTCGGTCCGACCATTCCCGAGCAGTACGGCGGCCCCGGCCTCAACTACGTGAGCTACGGGCTGATCGCGCGCGAGGTGGAGCGCGTCGATTCGGGCTACCGGTCGATGATGTCGGTGCAATCGTCGCTCGTGATGGTGCCGATCTTCGAATTCGGCTCGGATGCGCAAAAGCAAAAGTACTTGCCGAAGCTCGCCACGGGCGAATGGATCGGCTGCTTCGGGCTGACCGAGCCGAACCACGGCTCCGACCCGGGCAGCATGGTGACGCGCGCGAAGAAGGTGGACGGCGGCTTCTCGCTCTCGGGTGCGAAGATGTGGATCACCAATTCGCCGATCGCGGACGTGTTCGTGGTCTGGGCGAAGCTCGAGGAAGACGGCCAGGACACCATTCGCGGCTTCATCCTGGAGAAAGGCTGGAAGGGCCTTTCGTCGCCGCCCATCCACGGCAAGGTGGGGCTGCGAGCGTCGATCACGGGCGAAATCGTGATGGACGAAGTCTTCGTGCCGCAGGAAAACATGCTGCCCAACGTGAGCGGACTGCGCGGCCCGTTCACGTGCCTCAATTCGGCTCGCTATGGCATTGCGTGGGGCGCGCTGGGCGCCGCGGAATCGTGCTGGCACACGGCGCGGCAATACGTCCTGGACCGCAAGCAGTTCGGGCGTCCGCTCGCCGCCAATCAACTGGTCCAGAAGAAACTCGCCGACATGCAGACCGAAATCACGCTCGGCCTGCAAGGCGTGCTGCGCCTGGGTCGCATGAAGGACGAAGGTACGGCGGCCGTGGAAATCACTTCGATCATGAAGCGCAATTCATGCGGCAAGGCGCTCGACATCGCGCGGCTCGCGCGCGACATGCTGGGCGGCAACGGCATCTCGGATGAATTCGGCGTGGCGCGGCATCTGGTGAATCTGGAGGTCGTGAATACGTACGAAGGCACGCACGACATTCACGCGCTGATTCTTGGCCGCGCGCAGACGGGCATTCAGGCGTTTTTCTGA
- a CDS encoding IclR family transcriptional regulator, with amino-acid sequence MSSSSDITASDSTAIDERKFVVALARGLDLLRAFRPGETLLGNRDFVERTGLPKATVNRLAYTLTALGYLRFDEALGKYALDAGVLSLGFALLSGTDTLELARPHMRTFAREVGAAVSLGCRDGLDMIYLDTIRSETALTLGLAPGSRLSMLTSSMGRAYLAVQPEDVRASLLAELKKAAGRGGAAQVAAAQREIDAFAGEGCCYSFRDWHDDVNAVAVPLREPRDGRLLVLSCSGPASSMDEEVFRSRVAPKLKALARKLGATV; translated from the coding sequence ATGTCCAGCTCGTCCGACATTACCGCATCCGATTCCACTGCCATCGACGAGCGCAAGTTCGTCGTCGCACTCGCCCGCGGGCTCGATCTGCTGCGCGCGTTCCGTCCGGGCGAGACGCTGCTCGGCAATCGCGATTTCGTGGAACGCACGGGGCTGCCCAAAGCCACGGTCAACCGCCTCGCCTACACGCTGACGGCGCTCGGCTATCTGCGTTTCGACGAGGCGCTGGGCAAGTACGCGCTGGATGCCGGCGTGCTTTCGCTCGGCTTCGCGCTGCTCTCGGGCACGGACACGCTCGAACTCGCGCGGCCGCACATGCGTACCTTCGCGCGCGAGGTGGGCGCGGCGGTGTCGCTGGGCTGCCGCGATGGTCTCGACATGATCTATCTCGACACCATCCGCAGCGAAACGGCGCTTACGCTCGGGCTTGCGCCGGGCTCGCGGCTCTCCATGCTGACGAGTTCCATGGGTCGCGCGTATCTCGCCGTGCAACCGGAGGACGTGCGGGCATCGTTGCTCGCGGAGTTGAAGAAGGCGGCGGGCAGGGGCGGCGCGGCGCAGGTCGCGGCGGCGCAGCGCGAGATCGACGCGTTTGCGGGCGAGGGCTGCTGCTATTCGTTTCGCGACTGGCACGACGACGTCAACGCCGTCGCGGTGCCCTTGCGCGAGCCGCGCGACGGCCGCCTGCTCGTGCTGAGCTGCAGCGGACCGGCATCGTCGATGGACGAGGAGGTGTTTCGCTCGCGGGTTGCGCCAAAGCTCAAAGCACTCGCGCGAAAACTCGGCGCGACGGTCTGA
- a CDS encoding EAL domain-containing protein, which produces MIALTTSELVARAAEHPFLGEHLAMGTGAQQGHAVAHFGGVEIGSAYEPIFDISVHGLAQSLSSEPESAERFGDELGFQAITRRTDGERPEPFEPLDYATDDQQLVALDRMARAMHAINFFGAQQHGLLFLRVHERLLKSVKYDHGRHFSTVLISFGLNPARVVIELPPAAVAHKTFLGYLTKSYQLYGFKVAGNLPNAGQILSVSDMARLDFIKMDAGAALRDSMVKPLVGYAGRLRIPLIFSGVRDAAQFDLLQQYDVRFVQGPLFALHSDRAA; this is translated from the coding sequence ATGATTGCCCTCACCACCTCAGAACTTGTCGCCCGTGCGGCGGAGCACCCATTCCTCGGCGAGCACCTCGCCATGGGCACCGGCGCGCAGCAGGGACACGCGGTCGCGCACTTCGGCGGCGTGGAGATCGGCAGCGCCTACGAGCCCATCTTCGATATCAGCGTGCATGGGCTCGCGCAGTCGCTGTCGTCCGAGCCGGAGAGCGCCGAGCGGTTCGGCGACGAACTGGGCTTTCAGGCCATCACCCGGCGCACAGACGGCGAGCGGCCTGAGCCGTTCGAGCCGCTCGACTACGCCACCGACGACCAGCAGCTCGTCGCGCTCGACCGCATGGCGCGCGCGATGCACGCCATCAATTTCTTCGGCGCGCAGCAACACGGGCTGCTGTTTCTGCGCGTGCACGAGCGGCTATTGAAGAGCGTGAAGTACGACCACGGGCGGCACTTTTCGACCGTGCTCATCTCGTTCGGACTGAATCCGGCGCGCGTGGTGATCGAGCTGCCGCCCGCGGCCGTGGCGCACAAGACGTTTCTCGGCTATCTCACGAAGAGCTATCAGCTTTACGGGTTCAAGGTGGCGGGCAATCTGCCGAACGCGGGGCAGATCCTCTCGGTATCCGACATGGCGCGCCTCGACTTCATCAAGATGGACGCGGGCGCGGCGTTGCGCGATTCGATGGTGAAGCCGCTGGTGGGCTACGCGGGGAGGCTGCGCATTCCGCTCATCTTCAGCGGCGTGCGCGATGCTGCGCAGTTCGATCTGCTCCAGCAATACGACGTGCGCTTCGTACAGGGACCGCTTTTCGCGCTGCACAGCGACCGGGCGGCTTGA
- a CDS encoding MFS transporter — MTATHDPFPPPRPSQAAAATLDVERVLAQAHRPGFQVLLLVLCGLCLVIDGFDAQAMGYVAPSVIGEWHVSKAALGPVFSASLFGMLLGALALSVLADRIGRRPVLIGATAFFAAAMLATPFVSTIAQLMVLRFVTGLGLGCIMPNAMALVGEFSTPAHRVKRMMLVSCGFTVGAALGGFVSAALIPAYGWRAVFWVGGFVPLLLAAAMIAVLPESLQFLVLKGHLARARRWLAKFDPTLAVSDATRLVVREKADAGAPVAELFRAGRAPVTLILWGISFMNLIDLYFLSNWLPTVMRAAGYTPATAVIVGTVLQTGGVIGTLLLGWFIERFGFVRVLLACFAGAAVFVGAIGSVAHMLPWLLVAVFAGGFCVVGGQPAVNALAGHYYPTTLRSTGIGWSLGIGRVGSVIGPLVGGQLIALNWSNAALFHAAAVPVVCSALLVVVLAGLSRTGAGAVVDPA, encoded by the coding sequence ATGACCGCCACCCACGACCCTTTCCCTCCGCCGCGCCCATCGCAGGCCGCGGCCGCCACGCTCGACGTGGAGCGCGTGCTCGCGCAAGCGCATCGCCCGGGCTTCCAGGTCTTGCTGCTCGTGCTGTGCGGGCTGTGCCTCGTGATCGACGGCTTCGACGCGCAAGCCATGGGCTACGTGGCGCCCAGCGTGATCGGGGAATGGCACGTGTCGAAGGCGGCGTTGGGGCCGGTCTTCAGTGCGAGTCTCTTCGGCATGCTGCTGGGCGCGCTCGCGCTTTCCGTGCTGGCGGACCGTATCGGGCGGCGTCCGGTGCTGATCGGCGCCACGGCGTTCTTCGCCGCCGCCATGCTCGCCACGCCGTTCGTGTCCACGATTGCCCAGCTCATGGTGCTGCGCTTCGTGACCGGGCTTGGCCTCGGCTGCATCATGCCGAACGCAATGGCGCTGGTGGGCGAGTTCTCCACGCCGGCACATCGCGTGAAGCGGATGATGCTGGTCTCCTGCGGCTTCACGGTGGGCGCAGCGTTGGGCGGCTTCGTGAGCGCCGCGCTGATTCCCGCCTACGGCTGGCGCGCAGTGTTCTGGGTGGGCGGCTTCGTGCCGCTGCTGCTGGCTGCTGCGATGATCGCGGTGCTGCCGGAGTCGCTGCAATTCCTCGTGCTCAAGGGCCATCTGGCGCGCGCCCGCCGCTGGCTCGCGAAGTTCGACCCGACGCTCGCCGTGTCCGATGCGACGCGCCTTGTCGTGCGCGAGAAGGCCGATGCCGGCGCCCCCGTGGCCGAGCTCTTTCGCGCCGGCCGCGCGCCCGTGACGCTGATCCTCTGGGGCATCAGCTTCATGAACCTGATCGACCTGTACTTCCTCTCGAACTGGCTTCCCACGGTGATGCGCGCCGCGGGCTACACGCCTGCGACGGCGGTGATCGTCGGCACCGTGCTGCAGACGGGCGGCGTGATCGGCACGCTGCTGCTCGGCTGGTTCATCGAGCGGTTCGGTTTCGTGCGCGTGCTGCTCGCGTGCTTCGCGGGTGCCGCGGTGTTCGTGGGCGCGATCGGCAGCGTGGCGCACATGCTGCCGTGGCTGCTTGTTGCCGTGTTCGCGGGCGGCTTCTGCGTGGTGGGCGGACAGCCCGCCGTCAACGCGCTCGCCGGTCACTATTACCCCACCACGCTGCGCTCCACGGGCATCGGCTGGAGCCTCGGCATTGGCCGCGTGGGCTCGGTGATCGGGCCGCTCGTGGGCGGGCAACTGATTGCGCTCAACTGGTCCAACGCGGCGTTGTTCCATGCCGCGGCCGTGCCCGTGGTGTGCTCGGCGCTGCTCGTGGTCGTGCTCGCCGGCTTGTCGCGCACCGGCGCCGGTGCCGTCGTGGATCCCGCGTAA